A stretch of the Coprobacillus cateniformis genome encodes the following:
- a CDS encoding PTS transporter subunit EIIC, with product MNIQEKAGRILEFVGGKDNVTYVTYCMTRLRITPKDKGLIQDEDIQKMTGIVGTKTVGTQYQIIIGSEVENVYKELCQIAGFEIHEGIDEIVDDISQKKEKLTPKSILNNVLDVIGGCVAPMLPIITAAGLVKLIVAVLGPSMLNIMSETSDFMRLLTFVGDAGFYFFPIYVAYAAAKKFQTNIPMALFIAGVLLHPTLIEIVNTGEAFTVYGIPMYLTTYSSNFVSMILIVWMMSYVEKGLNKVIPNALRALLFPLLTLLIMLPIALCILGPIGAILGKGIADGLVSLHTLVGPFSIAIIAACWPLLIVTGMHQALIAIALTYIATMGFDNSILVGAFISNYPMIAIGLTYLMKSKGAEEKGNALTSFVTLTIGGISEPTLFGIILRYKKAILYMLAGGFAGGFYAGLMNVAVYFVGSGNIAIALGFAGENANSLPQGIIACVIAFVLTLSLAMIFGFDDKKEGRNNDSVISTK from the coding sequence ATGAACATTCAAGAAAAAGCGGGTCGTATATTAGAATTTGTTGGTGGAAAGGACAATGTCACATATGTGACATATTGTATGACAAGATTACGTATTACACCTAAAGATAAAGGACTGATTCAAGATGAAGACATTCAGAAAATGACAGGTATTGTTGGAACAAAAACAGTTGGAACACAATATCAAATTATTATTGGATCAGAAGTAGAAAATGTTTATAAAGAATTATGCCAAATTGCTGGCTTTGAAATTCATGAAGGAATTGATGAGATTGTGGATGATATATCTCAAAAGAAAGAGAAACTAACACCAAAATCTATTTTAAATAATGTACTAGATGTGATTGGCGGATGTGTGGCTCCTATGTTACCAATTATTACTGCGGCTGGTTTGGTGAAACTGATTGTTGCGGTATTAGGGCCATCTATGTTGAATATCATGAGTGAAACAAGTGATTTCATGCGCTTACTCACATTTGTAGGAGATGCGGGATTTTATTTCTTCCCCATTTATGTGGCTTATGCAGCAGCTAAGAAGTTTCAAACAAATATTCCTATGGCATTATTTATTGCTGGTGTGTTACTACATCCAACTTTAATAGAAATTGTCAATACTGGTGAAGCATTTACCGTTTATGGAATCCCTATGTATTTAACAACATATTCATCTAACTTTGTTTCTATGATTTTGATTGTGTGGATGATGTCTTATGTTGAAAAAGGTTTAAACAAAGTTATTCCAAATGCTTTAAGAGCATTACTCTTTCCCTTATTGACATTATTAATTATGTTACCAATTGCATTGTGTATATTAGGACCAATTGGAGCGATTTTAGGAAAAGGAATAGCAGATGGATTGGTAAGTTTACATACATTGGTAGGACCTTTCTCAATTGCTATTATTGCAGCTTGTTGGCCATTGTTAATTGTTACTGGAATGCATCAGGCTTTAATTGCAATTGCGTTAACATATATTGCAACAATGGGATTTGATAATAGTATCTTAGTCGGTGCATTTATTTCTAATTATCCTATGATTGCAATTGGTTTAACATATTTAATGAAATCTAAGGGAGCTGAAGAAAAAGGAAATGCCTTAACTTCATTTGTGACGCTTACAATTGGTGGAATTAGTGAACCGACTCTATTTGGTATTATATTGAGATATAAAAAGGCAATTTTGTATATGTTAGCAGGTGGTTTTGCAGGAGGATTTTATGCAGGTTTAATGAATGTAGCTGTTTACTTTGTAGGTTCAGGAAATATTGCAATTGCACTAGGCTTTGCAGGTGAGAACGCAAACAGTTTACCACAGGGAATTATTGCTTGTGTGATTGCATTTGTTTTGACACTTTCCTTAGCGATGATTTTTGGATTTGATGATAAAAAGGAGGGAAGAAACAATGATTCAGTTATTAGTACAAAGTGA
- a CDS encoding PTS sugar transporter subunit IIC, whose translation MGLSEAATEKLLIIADKISNQKYMSAIKNAFSTLMPVIITGAFCTLVTNVICSTTTDGISLAKVSGFAWLEVLSPIFNAANYATLNFFTIGAVVLIGLELGKKNGINTFAPAVIALCSYVACCPTTIDFTLESGDIIQVADVFGKNYTAARGLFLGMVIAMISVEFFSWFVKSGKLKISMPDSVPGNVATSFNVLFPAMITIILCSAVNFGVTQLTGMTLYDIIYTMLQKPLEAVMQGLPGLLILMLVAQLFWVIGIHGNQIIKPVREPLLNAAIIANTDLVNSGNFVRGDLNIINMSFWDVYMSMGGSGVTIGLVVAIFLFSKREDYRGIAKLSLAPGIFNINETMTFGLPIMLNPIMAIPFIITPLITGAIAYFLTVIGFADVLVYAIPWTTPPILSAWLATGGSMTAVITQLLCIAVSILIYIPFVMAANKQQLKNAEAE comes from the coding sequence ATGGGGTTATCCGAAGCTGCAACTGAGAAGTTGCTCATTATTGCTGATAAAATCAGTAATCAAAAATATATGAGTGCTATCAAAAATGCGTTCTCAACATTAATGCCTGTCATTATTACTGGAGCATTTTGTACACTTGTTACAAATGTTATTTGTTCTACAACAACAGATGGAATTTCTTTGGCTAAAGTATCAGGATTTGCTTGGCTAGAAGTTTTATCACCTATCTTCAATGCTGCAAATTATGCAACATTAAACTTTTTTACAATTGGAGCAGTTGTCCTTATTGGGTTAGAACTTGGTAAGAAAAATGGTATTAATACATTTGCTCCAGCTGTTATCGCATTGTGTTCATATGTTGCTTGTTGTCCTACAACAATTGACTTTACACTAGAAAGTGGGGATATTATTCAAGTTGCAGATGTTTTTGGTAAGAACTATACTGCTGCAAGAGGATTATTCTTAGGTATGGTTATTGCTATGATATCTGTTGAATTCTTCTCATGGTTTGTTAAATCTGGAAAATTAAAAATTTCAATGCCAGATTCAGTACCAGGAAATGTTGCAACATCTTTCAACGTGTTATTTCCAGCTATGATCACTATTATTTTATGTTCAGCAGTTAATTTTGGTGTCACTCAACTGACTGGAATGACTTTATATGACATTATTTATACAATGTTACAAAAACCATTAGAAGCTGTTATGCAAGGCTTACCTGGATTATTGATTTTAATGTTAGTTGCTCAATTATTTTGGGTTATTGGTATTCATGGTAACCAAATTATTAAACCAGTTCGTGAACCATTGCTGAATGCTGCAATTATTGCTAACACTGATTTGGTTAACTCTGGAAATTTTGTACGAGGTGATTTAAATATTATCAATATGTCATTTTGGGATGTTTACATGTCTATGGGTGGTTCTGGTGTGACTATTGGTTTGGTTGTTGCAATTTTCTTATTCTCTAAACGTGAAGATTATCGAGGAATTGCCAAGCTCTCTCTTGCTCCTGGTATCTTTAATATTAATGAAACAATGACATTTGGTTTGCCAATTATGTTAAATCCTATTATGGCTATTCCATTTATTATTACACCATTAATTACTGGAGCAATTGCTTATTTCTTGACAGTTATAGGATTTGCTGATGTTTTGGTTTATGCTATTCCATGGACAACACCACCAATCTTAAGTGCCTGGTTAGCCACTGGTGGAAGTATGACAGCTGTCATTACTCAATTGCTTTGTATTGCTGTATCAATTTTGATTTACATTCCATTTGTTATGGCAGCAAATAAACAACAATTGAAAAATGCTGAAGCAGAATAA
- a CDS encoding IclR family transcriptional regulator, which yields MKLNRTLLRAIDILELLSKSKEGYTLAQLSSMLDSPKSSIFDIMKTLVYKNMVIEDNQSGITKYKIGLQSFLIGSSYLNDTDIVNIAKNDLIDLANRMQATTFMSILDDDMVTYLYKYESEKTIITTANIGSRRSIHSSALGKVMVAFGTDEDLKRAIQRTDFVAYTEYTITSVEKYLDQLKEVRIKGYAKSDREDTLQQVAAAAPIRNHDGKVIAAISCVGFYESQIDLDDLGLVVKDVADKISVKLGYTLG from the coding sequence ATGAAATTAAACAGAACATTATTAAGAGCTATTGATATTTTAGAACTTCTTTCAAAAAGTAAAGAGGGATATACTCTAGCTCAATTATCGTCTATGTTAGATTCTCCCAAATCAAGTATCTTCGATATTATGAAGACACTTGTTTACAAAAACATGGTTATTGAAGATAATCAGTCAGGTATAACAAAATATAAAATAGGTCTTCAATCTTTTTTAATTGGAAGCAGTTATTTAAATGATACAGATATCGTCAATATAGCTAAAAACGATTTAATTGATTTAGCAAATAGAATGCAGGCAACAACATTTATGTCAATATTAGATGATGATATGGTGACATATCTATATAAGTATGAATCAGAAAAAACAATCATCACGACTGCTAATATTGGAAGTCGCCGTTCTATTCATTCATCAGCACTTGGAAAAGTTATGGTTGCTTTTGGAACAGATGAAGATTTAAAGAGAGCTATTCAAAGAACAGATTTTGTTGCTTATACAGAATATACAATTACATCTGTTGAAAAGTATTTAGATCAACTTAAAGAAGTAAGAATAAAAGGATATGCTAAAAGTGATCGTGAAGATACATTACAGCAAGTTGCAGCAGCTGCACCAATCAGAAATCATGATGGTAAAGTCATTGCAGCAATCAGCTGTGTTGGTTTTTATGAGAGCCAAATTGATTTAGATGATTTAGGGTTAGTAGTTAAGGATGTTGCTGATAAAATTTCAGTAAAACTTGGTTACACTCTTGGGTAA
- a CDS encoding PRD domain-containing protein — translation MKLIKKINNNYALALDSQGEQIIVEGKGIGFHKMPCEITDLSEVKRTYYNTKEQYIDLIHEVPETVLEVCEKIFELASRMIGDKINPNLTFILADHIQFSIERYEKNIDMKMPLYYDIEYLYPKESKVAEYALQFILEDLQIPLPDTEKTGIAMNIINSELYQNDNNSHHEELVDLCTSIVERSMNMKIRRDSFHYSRFVTHLHYLLRRMTEGQTISTDNIRLYQMVSIDYPEVKRCVDIIESVLKKKNLYMNEEEKLYLMMHVNRLCTREDCNRKEHNPTP, via the coding sequence ATGAAATTGATAAAAAAGATTAACAATAATTATGCTTTAGCACTTGATTCACAAGGAGAGCAAATTATTGTTGAAGGAAAAGGTATTGGGTTTCATAAAATGCCTTGTGAAATCACTGATTTATCAGAGGTTAAGCGTACATACTATAATACCAAAGAACAATATATAGATTTAATACATGAAGTCCCTGAAACTGTTTTAGAAGTCTGTGAAAAGATATTTGAACTTGCTTCAAGAATGATTGGTGATAAAATCAATCCTAATTTGACATTTATCCTTGCCGATCATATTCAGTTTAGTATTGAAAGATATGAAAAGAACATAGATATGAAAATGCCACTTTATTATGATATTGAATATCTATATCCAAAAGAGTCAAAGGTTGCTGAATATGCTCTTCAATTCATTTTAGAAGATCTACAGATTCCTTTGCCTGATACAGAGAAAACAGGCATTGCAATGAATATTATTAATAGTGAATTATATCAAAATGATAACAATTCTCATCATGAAGAATTGGTTGATTTATGTACATCTATAGTAGAAAGGTCAATGAATATGAAAATCAGAAGAGATAGTTTTCATTATTCAAGATTTGTAACACATCTTCATTATTTGTTAAGAAGAATGACTGAAGGTCAAACTATATCTACTGATAATATACGATTATATCAGATGGTCAGTATAGATTATCCAGAAGTGAAAAGATGTGTGGATATTATAGAAAGTGTTTTAAAAAAGAAAAATCTTTATATGAATGAAGAAGAAAAATTATATTTGATGATGCATGTCAATAGATTATGCACACGTGAGGACTGTAACCGTAAAGAGCATAACCCCACTCCCTAA
- a CDS encoding glycoside hydrolase family 1 protein translates to MKRRIKLPDDFFLGAAASAWQTEGWTGKKEHQDSYIDLWYKENKDVWHNGYGPAIATDYYHRYQEDIGYMKEIGMNCYRTSLNWSRFLIDYENVIVDEDYAAYYDAMLDELIAQGIEPMVCLEHYEIPGELFKKYDGFASKHVVDLFVRYAEKAFQRFGHKVKYWFAFNEPVVVQTRIHLDALRYPFYQDSKAWMQWNYNKALATNMIMKVYKEGGYRIDGGKFGTIVNVETAYPRGNSPRDLEAADKYDLFYNRVFLDPAILGHYEEGFFDLLNQHDILMDYTTEELEIIQNNTVDWVGINLYHPNRVKERTTAIHPDAPFHPDFYYEDFNMPGKKMNPHRGWEIYPKIMYDMAMRMKNHYNNFEWFIAESGMGVENEKQYKDETGMIQDNYRIEFIKMHLDWLLRGIQEGSNCKGYMLWAFTDNVSPMNAFKNRYGLVEIDLEDNRNRHLKKSAYFYQNMIQTREFEIEDEENIYK, encoded by the coding sequence ATGAAAAGAAGAATAAAGTTACCTGATGATTTTTTCTTAGGGGCTGCTGCCAGTGCTTGGCAGACTGAAGGTTGGACAGGAAAAAAAGAACATCAAGATTCATATATAGATTTATGGTATAAAGAAAATAAAGATGTATGGCACAACGGTTATGGGCCAGCAATTGCTACGGATTATTATCATCGTTATCAGGAAGATATTGGTTATATGAAAGAGATTGGCATGAATTGTTATCGAACATCACTCAATTGGTCAAGATTTTTAATTGATTATGAGAATGTGATTGTTGATGAAGATTATGCTGCTTATTATGATGCTATGTTAGATGAATTGATTGCTCAAGGGATAGAACCAATGGTATGTTTAGAACATTATGAAATACCAGGTGAATTATTCAAAAAGTATGATGGATTTGCCAGCAAACATGTGGTTGACTTATTTGTAAGATATGCTGAAAAAGCATTTCAAAGATTTGGACATAAAGTGAAGTATTGGTTTGCTTTTAATGAACCTGTGGTTGTTCAAACAAGAATTCATTTAGATGCTTTACGTTATCCATTTTATCAGGATAGTAAAGCATGGATGCAGTGGAATTATAACAAGGCTCTTGCCACAAATATGATTATGAAAGTTTATAAGGAAGGTGGTTATCGCATTGATGGTGGCAAGTTTGGGACAATTGTCAATGTAGAAACAGCTTATCCTAGAGGTAATAGTCCTAGAGATTTAGAGGCGGCTGATAAATACGATTTATTCTATAACCGTGTATTCTTAGATCCTGCCATTTTAGGACATTACGAAGAAGGATTCTTTGATTTACTCAATCAACATGATATTTTAATGGATTATACGACAGAAGAGTTAGAAATTATCCAAAACAATACAGTGGATTGGGTTGGTATTAACTTATATCATCCAAATCGTGTCAAGGAACGTACAACAGCGATTCATCCCGATGCGCCTTTCCATCCAGATTTCTACTATGAAGATTTTAATATGCCAGGAAAGAAGATGAATCCTCATCGTGGCTGGGAAATCTATCCAAAAATCATGTATGATATGGCAATGCGTATGAAAAATCATTACAATAACTTTGAATGGTTTATTGCTGAAAGTGGCATGGGTGTGGAAAATGAAAAGCAGTATAAAGATGAAACAGGTATGATTCAAGATAATTATCGTATTGAATTTATCAAGATGCATTTAGATTGGTTATTAAGAGGTATTCAAGAAGGTTCAAATTGTAAAGGTTATATGTTATGGGCATTTACAGATAATGTTTCTCCAATGAATGCTTTTAAAAATCGTTATGGATTAGTTGAAATAGATTTAGAAGATAACCGTAACAGACATCTTAAAAAATCAGCTTACTTTTATCAAAATATGATTCAAACAAGAGAATTTGAAATAGAGGATGAAGAGAACATTTATAAATAA
- a CDS encoding ORF6N domain-containing protein, translated as MDKDKTAIALKNKENQEEFLPSYNDLDIQGMIYEIRGQQVMLDFDLAKLYGYEVKRLNEQVKRNKERFPEDFMFPLTQDEMLELSRSQFATSIQTFGIKGGRTYKINAFTEQGVYMLATVLKGEVAVHQSLMIMRTFKKMRHYINENRQLLGSTDLLNSLIQDNMKIKEEMYNGHKELKTEIDGIKENMVTKNDMKASMNKVLNSFIPKEELKQFVFKDSQPFEANVAYMDIYKEAKHSIYIVDDYINCHTLSLLSAKKKEVNVIVFSDNKGRGSGKLNQLEFDNFNREYPTLSIKKNNQRCHDRFIIIDYQTDTEKIYHCGASSKDAGKKVCCISLLSTSDIIYSIIDELLMHDDYIFE; from the coding sequence ATGGATAAAGACAAAACAGCAATTGCATTGAAAAATAAAGAAAATCAAGAAGAATTTCTTCCGTCATATAATGACTTAGATATTCAAGGGATGATATATGAAATTCGTGGACAACAAGTTATGCTTGACTTTGATTTAGCGAAGTTGTATGGATATGAAGTTAAAAGACTTAATGAGCAAGTCAAAAGAAATAAAGAAAGATTTCCAGAAGATTTTATGTTTCCATTAACGCAAGATGAAATGCTTGAATTATCGAGGTCGCAATTTGCGACCTCGATACAGACATTTGGTATTAAAGGTGGAAGAACTTATAAAATTAATGCATTTACTGAACAAGGTGTTTATATGCTTGCGACTGTATTAAAAGGGGAAGTTGCAGTCCATCAGAGTTTAATGATTATGAGAACATTTAAAAAGATGAGACATTATATTAATGAAAACAGACAATTATTAGGTAGTACAGATCTATTGAACTCATTAATACAAGATAATATGAAGATTAAAGAAGAAATGTACAACGGTCATAAAGAACTAAAGACAGAAATTGATGGGATTAAAGAAAATATGGTCACTAAAAATGATATGAAGGCTTCTATGAATAAAGTATTAAATAGTTTTATTCCTAAAGAAGAATTGAAACAATTTGTTTTTAAGGATAGTCAGCCATTTGAAGCAAATGTTGCTTATATGGATATCTATAAAGAAGCAAAACATTCTATTTATATTGTAGATGATTATATTAATTGTCATACTTTATCTTTATTGTCTGCAAAGAAAAAGGAAGTTAATGTTATTGTTTTCTCAGATAATAAGGGAAGAGGTAGTGGAAAATTAAATCAATTAGAGTTTGATAACTTTAATAGAGAATATCCAACTTTGTCTATTAAGAAGAATAATCAAAGATGCCATGATAGATTTATCATTATAGATTATCAAACAGATACAGAAAAAATATATCATTGTGGAGCATCAAGTAAAGATGCTGGAAAGAAAGTTTGTTGTATAAGCCTACTTTCAACATCAGATATTATTTATTCAATTATTGATGAATTGTTAATGCATGATGATTATATATTTGAATAA
- the uxuA gene encoding mannonate dehydratase, whose translation MKMTFRWYGEDDSVTLENIKQIPNVTGVVSAIYDIPVGEVWPIERIQELKKVIHNAGLELEVIESVPVHEDIKLKRNDYQRYIDNYKETIRNLAKCGIKCICYNFMPVFDWTRSSIDHQLADGSYALVYYKEEVDQLDPTKLSLPGWDASYSVEEVSELIEAYKIQGEEGLWENLQYFIEEILPVASACDVNMAIHPDDPPWSIFGIPRIITNEKNLDRFLNLYDDIHHGLTLCSGSLGCATFNDMPKLIRKYGAMKRIHFAHVRNVKLLADGSFEESAHYSSCGSLDMVELMKAYIETGFEGYIRPDHGRMIWGEKGKPGYGLYDRALGAMYLGGIIDALKGK comes from the coding sequence ATGAAAATGACGTTTCGTTGGTATGGCGAAGATGATTCAGTGACTTTAGAGAATATTAAACAGATTCCTAATGTGACAGGAGTTGTTAGTGCTATTTATGATATACCTGTTGGTGAAGTTTGGCCAATAGAGAGAATACAGGAACTAAAAAAAGTTATTCATAATGCTGGCTTGGAATTAGAAGTGATTGAAAGCGTACCAGTTCATGAGGATATAAAATTAAAAAGAAATGATTATCAAAGATATATTGATAATTATAAAGAAACAATTAGAAATTTAGCAAAGTGTGGAATCAAATGTATTTGTTATAATTTTATGCCAGTTTTTGATTGGACAAGATCATCAATAGATCACCAATTAGCTGATGGTTCATATGCTTTGGTTTATTATAAAGAAGAAGTGGATCAACTTGATCCAACAAAACTAAGTTTACCAGGGTGGGATGCATCTTATTCTGTTGAAGAGGTTAGTGAATTGATAGAGGCCTATAAAATTCAAGGAGAAGAAGGGCTATGGGAAAATTTACAATATTTTATTGAAGAAATTTTGCCAGTTGCAAGTGCTTGTGATGTCAATATGGCCATTCACCCAGATGATCCACCATGGTCAATTTTTGGAATACCAAGAATTATTACAAATGAAAAAAATCTAGATAGATTTCTCAATTTATATGATGATATTCATCATGGTCTCACATTATGTAGTGGCTCATTAGGGTGTGCTACGTTCAATGATATGCCAAAATTAATTAGGAAATATGGAGCAATGAAAAGAATTCACTTTGCACATGTCAGAAATGTGAAATTATTGGCAGATGGTTCTTTTGAAGAAAGCGCTCATTATTCAAGTTGTGGATCACTTGATATGGTTGAATTAATGAAAGCATATATAGAAACTGGTTTTGAAGGTTATATAAGACCAGATCATGGACGGATGATTTGGGGAGAAAAAGGAAAACCAGGTTATGGTTTATATGATCGTGCACTTGGAGCTATGTACTTAGGTGGGATTATTGATGCTTTGAAAGGAAAATAA
- a CDS encoding ChbG/HpnK family deacetylase, which produces MIQLLVQSDDYGITPGVSAGIREGIQNGIIRNTGIFINMPCSYQAAQDIKNMDVCLGIDINYVCGKPVSDPKLIPHLVDENGDFYKSTDISQKHKIVSYENLITTFEIDPYPYHEIYLETENQVKRFIEIIGRLPEYIHPHSLLTPNTYKAAQKIAQKYGIYHSMDMMLHYPCLPTTFMGTKGSNLQDQIDIDITKHLLEDDLPVLKNNQTYYYIGHCGYIDYQLFEETTLTLRRIKDLQAMLDKDIISYIHNHDIKLITYKNLK; this is translated from the coding sequence ATGATTCAGTTATTAGTACAAAGTGATGATTATGGAATTACGCCTGGTGTTTCAGCTGGAATTAGAGAAGGTATTCAAAACGGAATCATTAGAAATACTGGAATATTTATCAATATGCCTTGTTCCTATCAGGCGGCACAAGATATTAAAAATATGGATGTTTGTTTAGGAATAGATATTAATTATGTGTGTGGGAAACCAGTCAGTGATCCCAAACTTATTCCTCATCTCGTTGATGAAAATGGAGATTTTTATAAATCAACAGATATTTCTCAAAAACATAAAATAGTGTCTTATGAAAATCTTATCACAACATTTGAAATCGATCCTTATCCTTATCATGAAATCTACCTAGAGACAGAAAATCAAGTCAAAAGATTTATTGAGATTATAGGTCGTTTACCAGAGTATATCCATCCCCATTCATTATTGACACCAAATACATATAAAGCAGCGCAGAAAATTGCTCAAAAATATGGAATTTATCATTCAATGGATATGATGTTACACTATCCTTGTTTACCAACAACATTCATGGGTACAAAAGGAAGCAACTTACAAGATCAAATAGATATTGATATTACAAAGCATTTGCTTGAAGATGATTTACCTGTATTAAAAAACAATCAAACCTATTATTATATTGGACATTGTGGTTATATTGATTATCAGTTGTTTGAAGAAACAACATTAACATTAAGAAGAATAAAGGATTTACAAGCAATGCTTGATAAAGATATTATCTCTTATATTCATAATCATGATATAAAATTAATCACTTATAAGAATTTAAAATAA
- a CDS encoding PTS sugar transporter subunit IIA: MFNLFKSKVDKNIYAPVKGKCIDITEVNDIGFASLSMGDGIAIIPDTHIIAAPCDGTVQMIFRTGHAFGIKADNGFEILIHIGIDTVNLEGKGFNVLKKVNQRVKKGEPVVEVDLDFIKENYDSTTMMIVTNGKNFHKICLHESINIGDVVFEGIDEYEIDKKD, encoded by the coding sequence ATGTTTAATTTATTTAAGTCTAAAGTTGATAAAAATATCTATGCACCTGTAAAAGGAAAATGTATAGATATTACAGAAGTGAATGATATTGGTTTTGCATCTTTGAGTATGGGAGATGGTATTGCGATTATCCCTGATACTCATATCATTGCAGCACCATGTGATGGGACAGTGCAAATGATATTTAGGACAGGACATGCTTTTGGAATCAAAGCTGATAATGGATTTGAGATCTTAATTCATATTGGTATTGATACTGTGAATCTGGAAGGAAAAGGATTTAATGTTCTTAAAAAGGTCAATCAAAGAGTGAAGAAGGGTGAGCCTGTTGTGGAGGTTGATCTTGATTTTATTAAAGAAAATTATGATTCAACGACAATGATGATTGTGACAAATGGGAAAAATTTTCATAAAATTTGTCTTCATGAGAGTATTAATATTGGAGATGTTGTTTTTGAAGGGATAGATGAGTATGAAATTGATAAAAAAGATTAA